In one window of Limnohabitans sp. MORI2 DNA:
- a CDS encoding ABC transporter ATP-binding protein — translation MNSSLSASTKVVLPEGWRTSAIAQLSAHENVLAWLEVDLNAQLHFSLGLLIVTDQRVLFASEKPGSSPVWDSWTLVAGMKMTHTDHAGVGTLSLIDATHRVASWRFTLTHNVMAMRLQEKFAERLEVLTHGKSLAASAQARCPQCKLQLENAGDECPVCSREQHAPLSTWGLLRLWRFAKPYQWRLLAGFLLTLASTAATLVPPYLTMPLMDDVLIPFQNGKDIDHDLVYLYLGGLFGAALLAWGLGWLKTYILALVSERIGADLRTTAYEHLMRLSLEYFGGRRTGDLMNRIGAETDRICVFLSLHLLDFATDVLMILMTASILISIDAKLAAATLLPLPFIVWLIHTVRDKLRTGFEKIDRVWSELTNVLADTIPGIRVVKAFAQETREANRFRDANKHNLAVNDRINFVWSLFSPTVTLMTEVGLLVVWGFGIYLVSHNQISVGVLAAFLAYIGRFYTRLDSMSRIVSHTQKAAAGAKRIFEILDHVSSVPETTNPQKLPTPLQGRIEIQDAGFRYGNRAVIRGMNLTIRPGEMIGLVGQSGSGKSTLVNLICRFYDLSEGSIKLDGIDIRNIALSDFRSHIGMVLQEPFLFFGTIADNIAYGKPDATREEIVAAARAAHAHEFILRLPQGYDSLVGERGQGLSGGERQRISIARALLINPRILILDEATASVDTETEQEIQKALDNLVKGRTTIAIAHRLSTLNQADRLVVMEQGVVVEEGDHDTLMARQGAYYRLYEAQAKNAEDAVARASTKESV, via the coding sequence ATGAATTCTTCTTTATCGGCTTCCACCAAAGTTGTTCTGCCCGAAGGCTGGCGAACTTCAGCGATTGCACAACTGTCTGCTCATGAAAACGTTCTAGCTTGGCTAGAGGTTGACCTGAACGCCCAATTGCATTTTTCGCTAGGGCTACTAATTGTGACAGACCAAAGGGTGCTTTTTGCCTCCGAAAAGCCGGGTTCGTCACCTGTCTGGGACAGTTGGACCTTGGTGGCGGGCATGAAGATGACCCACACCGACCATGCGGGTGTAGGCACTCTCAGTTTGATCGACGCCACTCACCGCGTAGCCAGCTGGCGTTTCACCCTGACGCACAACGTCATGGCCATGCGTTTGCAAGAGAAATTTGCCGAACGCCTTGAGGTGTTGACCCACGGCAAATCACTGGCTGCTTCGGCTCAAGCTCGCTGTCCCCAATGCAAACTGCAACTTGAAAATGCGGGTGACGAATGCCCCGTGTGCAGCCGCGAGCAGCACGCACCGCTCTCGACCTGGGGGCTCTTGCGTTTGTGGCGATTTGCGAAGCCGTACCAATGGCGTTTGTTGGCAGGTTTTCTGCTGACTTTGGCCTCTACTGCAGCGACCTTGGTGCCGCCGTACCTGACCATGCCGTTGATGGACGATGTGTTGATTCCGTTCCAAAACGGCAAAGACATTGACCATGATTTGGTTTATTTGTATTTGGGCGGATTGTTCGGTGCCGCTTTGCTGGCTTGGGGCTTGGGCTGGCTCAAAACCTATATCTTGGCCTTGGTGTCTGAGCGCATTGGCGCTGATTTGCGCACCACCGCTTACGAGCATTTGATGCGTTTGTCGTTGGAGTACTTTGGTGGCCGCCGCACGGGCGATTTGATGAACCGCATTGGCGCAGAGACCGACCGCATTTGCGTGTTCTTGTCGCTGCACTTGTTGGACTTTGCGACCGATGTGTTGATGATTTTGATGACAGCTTCCATCTTGATCAGTATTGACGCCAAGCTGGCTGCTGCCACCTTGTTGCCACTGCCGTTCATCGTGTGGCTGATTCACACCGTGCGTGACAAGCTGCGCACAGGCTTTGAGAAGATTGACCGCGTCTGGTCAGAACTCACCAACGTGTTGGCCGACACCATTCCTGGTATTCGTGTGGTCAAAGCCTTTGCGCAAGAAACACGCGAAGCTAACCGCTTCCGTGATGCCAACAAACACAACCTAGCCGTGAACGACCGCATCAACTTCGTGTGGTCGTTGTTCTCTCCCACGGTCACGCTGATGACTGAGGTGGGTTTGTTGGTGGTGTGGGGCTTTGGTATTTACTTGGTGTCGCACAACCAAATTTCAGTGGGTGTGTTGGCTGCGTTTTTGGCCTACATCGGTCGCTTTTACACCCGCTTGGATTCGATGAGCCGCATCGTCTCGCACACACAAAAAGCAGCCGCAGGTGCAAAGCGCATTTTTGAAATTTTGGACCACGTCTCCAGCGTGCCTGAAACCACCAACCCTCAAAAATTGCCGACGCCATTGCAGGGGCGCATTGAAATTCAAGATGCAGGGTTCCGCTATGGCAACCGCGCCGTGATTCGCGGCATGAACCTCACCATTCGCCCTGGTGAAATGATCGGTTTGGTGGGCCAAAGCGGCTCTGGCAAGAGCACCTTGGTCAACTTGATTTGCCGCTTCTACGACTTGAGCGAAGGCTCGATCAAGCTCGATGGCATCGACATTCGCAACATTGCTTTGTCGGACTTCCGCAGCCATATTGGCATGGTGTTGCAAGAGCCGTTCTTGTTCTTCGGCACGATTGCCGACAACATCGCCTACGGCAAGCCCGATGCGACACGCGAAGAAATCGTAGCGGCCGCCCGTGCTGCCCATGCGCATGAATTCATCTTGCGTTTGCCGCAAGGCTATGACTCTTTGGTGGGCGAGCGCGGTCAAGGTTTGTCGGGTGGCGAACGTCAGCGTATCTCCATCGCACGTGCTTTGTTGATCAACCCACGCATCTTGATCTTGGATGAGGCCACCGCATCCGTGGACACCGAAACAGAGCAAGAAATTCAAAAGGCCTTGGACAACTTGGTCAAAGGCCGAACCACGATTGCCATTGCCCACCGTTTGTCGACCTTGAACCAAGCCGATCGTTTGGTCGTGATGGAACAAGGTGTGGTGGTGGAAGAGGGTGACCACGACACGCTCATGGCGCGTCAAGGCGCTTACTACCGCTTGTACGAAGCTCAAGCCAAGAATGCAGAAGACGCCGTGGCGCGTGCTTCGACGAAGGAGTCTGTATGA
- a CDS encoding DUF1854 domain-containing protein, which yields MSAVLTAAFTLAFDPFGKLVITLADGTQHVGAVVARAFPIASPDQNISILSAEGKELAWVESLHNLPANEQDIVVQALQGREFMPEILRLDGVNSFSTPSVWRVQTNRGPTQLVLKGEEDIRRLSATRLIVADAHGVQFLIRDLPSLDRHTRKLLDRFL from the coding sequence ATGAGTGCCGTGTTAACAGCTGCTTTCACGCTAGCGTTTGACCCTTTTGGTAAATTGGTCATCACCTTGGCCGATGGCACGCAGCACGTAGGTGCCGTGGTGGCGCGTGCGTTTCCGATTGCATCGCCCGACCAAAACATTTCCATCTTGAGCGCCGAGGGTAAGGAATTGGCCTGGGTTGAGAGCTTGCACAACTTGCCTGCGAACGAACAAGACATCGTGGTGCAAGCCCTGCAAGGACGCGAATTCATGCCTGAAATTTTGCGTTTGGATGGGGTGAATAGTTTTTCTACGCCCAGTGTGTGGCGCGTGCAAACCAACCGTGGGCCGACCCAGCTCGTGCTCAAAGGCGAAGAAGACATTCGCCGCTTAAGTGCGACACGCCTCATCGTGGCCGACGCGCATGGTGTTCAGTTCTTGATTCGCGATTTGCCATCGCTTGACCGTCACACGCGCAAACTGCTCGACCGCTTTTTATAA